The following are encoded together in the Monodelphis domestica isolate mMonDom1 chromosome 5, mMonDom1.pri, whole genome shotgun sequence genome:
- the ETFRF1 gene encoding electron transfer flavoprotein regulatory factor 1, with protein sequence MKMANSLRGEVLTLYKNLLHVGREYPKGADYFKRRLKAAFLKNKDVKDPEKIKELILRGEFVIKELEALYFLRKYRAMKQRYYQDNETK encoded by the exons ATGAAAATGGCCAACTCACTAAGAGGAGAAGTTTTGACTCTTTATAAAAAT ctaCTGCATGTTGGAAGAGAATATCCAAAAGGAGCAGACTACTTTAAAAGACGTTTGAAGGCAGCATTCCTTAAAAACAAAGATGTGAAGGACCCAGAGAAGATCAAAGAACTTATTTTACGAGGAGAATTTGTAATAAAAGAACTAGAAGCCTTGTACTTCCTTAGAAAATACAGAGCTATGAAGCAACGTTACTACCAAGACAACGAAACTAAGTGA
- the KRAS gene encoding GTPase KRas isoform X3 translates to MIEVSDSYRKQVVIDGETCLLDILDTAGQEEYSAMRDQYMRTGEGFLCVFAINNTKSFEDIHHYREQIKRVKDSEDVPMVLVGNKCDLPSRTVDTKQAQDLARSYGIPFIETSAKTRQRVEDAFYTLVREIRQYRLKKITKEEKTPGCVKIKKCIVM, encoded by the exons ATGATTGAAGTCAGT GATTCCTACAGGAAACAAGTAGTAATTGATGGAGAGACCTGTCTCTTGGATATTCTCGACACAGCAGGTCAAGAGGAATACAGTGCAATGAGGGACCAGTACATGAGGACTGGGGAGGGCTTTTTATGTGTATTTGCCATAAATAATACTAAATCATTTGAAGATATTCACCATTATAG agaacaaataaaaagagTTAAAGATTCTGAAGATGTACCCATGGTTCTCGTAGGAAATAAATGTGATTTACCTTCCAGAACAGTAGATACAAAACAAGCTCAGGACTTAGCAAGAAGTTATGGAATTCCTTTCATTGAAACATCAGCAAAAACAAGACAG AGAGTGGAGGATGCTTTTTATACATTGGTGAGAGAGATTCGGCAATACAGATTGAAAAAAATcaccaaagaagaaaagactccTGGCtgtgtgaaaattaaaaaatgcattGTAATGTAA